The following coding sequences lie in one Corynebacterium humireducens NBRC 106098 = DSM 45392 genomic window:
- a CDS encoding YbjN domain-containing protein: MTSAPTSPIPDTPVSPVTPERISELLDAEGLQHRLESAPVAAGETPTTIVRTGFINTAIAISIDGDQLVCDSMWRGEAPKDEAPKVLGLVNEWNQTQYMPTLRFFENSAGAGHLTISALRQINIEHGLSRNQIGAFIMSTLDGVLRAYEWVEAQLPELVTWEEKHDND, encoded by the coding sequence GTGACTTCTGCACCCACATCACCCATTCCCGACACCCCGGTGTCCCCGGTCACCCCGGAGCGGATCTCCGAGCTTCTCGACGCCGAGGGGCTCCAGCACCGCCTCGAGTCCGCCCCCGTGGCCGCCGGCGAGACGCCGACGACCATCGTGCGCACCGGTTTCATCAACACGGCCATCGCCATCAGCATCGACGGCGACCAGCTCGTGTGCGACTCCATGTGGCGCGGTGAGGCGCCCAAGGACGAGGCACCGAAGGTCCTCGGTCTGGTCAACGAGTGGAACCAGACCCAGTACATGCCGACTCTGCGCTTCTTCGAGAACTCCGCCGGTGCCGGGCACCTGACCATCAGCGCCCTCCGCCAGATCAACATCGAGCACGGTCTGAGCCGCAACCAGATCGGTGCGTTCATCATGTCCACCCTCGACGGCGTCCTGCGCGCCTACGAGTGGGTCGAGGCCCAGCTCCCGGAGCTGGTCACCTGGGAGGAGAAGCACGACAATGACTAA
- the aroQ gene encoding type II 3-dehydroquinate dehydratase → MQVLVLNGPNLNRLGKRQPEVYGSTTLADVEKQIRDRAAVLGVDVDCRQSNHEGDLIDWVHEAADAGWPVIINPGGFTHTSVALRDALAEVADGAGFIEVHISNVHAREPFRQHSYLSAIARGVIAGLGTHGYLLALEAVAKR, encoded by the coding sequence GTGCAGGTCCTGGTCCTCAACGGCCCCAACCTCAACCGGCTGGGGAAGCGGCAGCCGGAGGTCTACGGTTCGACGACGCTGGCCGACGTTGAGAAGCAGATCCGTGACCGCGCCGCCGTCCTCGGCGTCGACGTCGACTGCCGCCAGTCCAACCACGAGGGTGACCTCATCGACTGGGTGCACGAGGCTGCCGACGCCGGCTGGCCCGTGATCATCAACCCCGGCGGCTTCACCCACACCTCCGTCGCACTGCGCGACGCCCTGGCCGAGGTCGCCGACGGCGCCGGCTTCATCGAGGTGCACATCTCCAACGTGCACGCACGGGAGCCCTTCCGTCAGCACTCCTACCTCTCGGCGATCGCCCGGGGTGTCATCGCCGGACTCGGCACGCACGGTTACCTGCTCGCGCTGGAGGCCGTCGCGAAGCGCTAG
- the pyrR gene encoding bifunctional pyr operon transcriptional regulator/uracil phosphoribosyltransferase PyrR, translating into MSERTDGATTVELLGSDDVARTVARIAHQIIEKTALDSPEAGRVMLLGIPSGGVPLADRLAAKIEEFSGVAVPVGALDITLYRDDLRNKPHRALKPTTIPAGGIDGATVILVDDVLYSGRTIRAALDALRDIGRPENIQLAVLVDRGHRQLPIRADYVGKNLPTSRAEDVAVLLEAIDGRDAVILTKPDTRENN; encoded by the coding sequence ATGAGTGAACGCACTGACGGCGCGACCACGGTGGAGCTGCTCGGCTCCGACGACGTCGCCCGCACTGTCGCACGCATCGCGCACCAGATCATTGAGAAAACGGCCCTGGACTCCCCGGAGGCCGGTCGAGTCATGCTGCTGGGCATCCCGTCGGGGGGAGTGCCCCTGGCCGACAGGCTGGCAGCGAAGATCGAGGAGTTCTCCGGCGTGGCGGTGCCCGTCGGCGCCCTCGACATCACGCTCTACCGCGATGACCTGCGCAACAAGCCGCATCGCGCCCTGAAGCCCACCACCATCCCGGCCGGCGGCATCGACGGCGCCACGGTCATCCTCGTCGACGACGTGCTGTACTCCGGCCGCACCATCCGCGCCGCCCTCGACGCCCTGCGTGACATCGGCCGCCCGGAGAACATCCAGCTCGCGGTCCTCGTCGACCGGGGCCACCGCCAGCTGCCGATCCGCGCGGACTACGTCGGCAAGAATCTGCCGACCTCGCGCGCCGAGGACGTCGCAGTGCTCCTCGAGGCGATCGACGGCCGGGACGCCGTCATCCTGACCAAGCCCGACACCCGGGAGAACAACTGA
- a CDS encoding PPK2 family polyphosphate kinase — protein MDQFTMEEALSHRVGPGFRLADVDPTSTPGFEWDKEDWEREFHEHDDELDELQEKLYANGRSGVPGTGGVLLVLQGMDTAGKGGVIRHVFRAFDPQALKIRAFGPPTAEERRHDFLWRVRPHEPAVGQIAVFDRSHYEDVLIQRVRQMAPPEEIERRYDAIVDFERDMATRNVKIIKVMLHISKDFQKENLLERLENPEKHWKYNPGDLDERELWDEYQQAYEIAMKRTSTDFAPWYCIPGDRKKYARMAVKYLVLDALRSMDLTWPPADFNVELELERAQKA, from the coding sequence ATGGATCAGTTCACGATGGAAGAAGCCCTGTCCCACCGCGTCGGCCCCGGATTCCGGCTGGCTGACGTCGACCCCACCTCGACGCCCGGGTTCGAGTGGGACAAGGAGGACTGGGAACGCGAGTTCCACGAGCACGACGACGAGCTCGATGAGCTGCAGGAGAAGCTCTACGCCAACGGCCGCTCCGGGGTACCGGGCACCGGTGGCGTCCTGCTCGTCCTGCAGGGCATGGACACGGCCGGCAAGGGTGGTGTCATCCGCCACGTGTTCCGGGCCTTCGACCCGCAGGCCCTGAAGATCCGGGCCTTCGGGCCCCCGACCGCCGAGGAACGTCGGCACGATTTCCTGTGGCGCGTCCGCCCGCATGAGCCGGCCGTCGGGCAGATCGCGGTGTTCGACCGCTCCCACTACGAGGACGTGCTCATCCAGCGCGTGCGGCAGATGGCCCCGCCGGAGGAGATCGAGCGCCGCTACGACGCGATCGTCGACTTCGAGCGCGACATGGCGACCCGGAACGTGAAGATCATCAAGGTGATGCTGCACATCTCGAAGGACTTCCAGAAGGAGAATCTCCTCGAGCGTCTGGAGAATCCCGAGAAGCACTGGAAGTACAACCCGGGTGACCTCGACGAGCGCGAGCTGTGGGACGAGTACCAGCAGGCCTACGAGATCGCGATGAAGCGGACCAGCACTGACTTCGCCCCCTGGTACTGCATCCCGGGTGACCGGAAGAAGTACGCGCGCATGGCGGTGAAGTACCTCGTGCTGGATGCCCTGCGTTCGATGGACCTGACCTGGCCGCCGGCTGACTTCAACGTGGAGCTGGAGCTGGAGCGGGCGCAGAAGGCCTAG
- the nusB gene encoding transcription antitermination factor NusB yields MSDTKDQPADRVGEEREGDDRNWRRHGARYRARRRAVDILFEAEARDIDPVAVVEDRIELARVDVHGVAPIASYTRDIVTGAAEQLDTIDETIERYLAETWELNRLPAVDRAILRVGVWEILFNPEVDGATAVVEGVELASQYGSDVAAPYIHAVLDDVVQAGSELNPFADDGDSEESAE; encoded by the coding sequence TTGAGCGACACCAAGGACCAGCCCGCCGACCGCGTCGGCGAGGAGCGTGAGGGGGACGACCGTAACTGGCGTCGCCACGGTGCCCGTTACCGCGCGCGCCGACGCGCCGTCGACATCCTCTTCGAGGCGGAGGCCCGCGACATCGACCCCGTCGCCGTCGTCGAGGACCGCATCGAACTGGCACGCGTCGACGTGCACGGCGTCGCCCCCATCGCCTCCTACACCCGCGACATCGTCACCGGTGCCGCCGAGCAGCTGGACACGATCGACGAGACGATCGAGCGCTACCTCGCGGAGACGTGGGAGCTGAACCGCCTGCCCGCCGTCGACCGCGCCATCCTGCGCGTCGGCGTGTGGGAGATCCTCTTCAACCCCGAGGTCGACGGCGCCACCGCCGTCGTGGAGGGCGTCGAGCTGGCCAGCCAGTACGGCTCCGACGTCGCCGCACCGTACATCCACGCCGTGCTTGACGACGTCGTCCAGGCAGGCTCGGAGCTCAACCCCTTCGCGGATGACGGGGATTCTGAGGAGTCCGCCGAGTAG
- a CDS encoding YbjN domain-containing protein: MTNLSPVTIDRLIEAMRGFDVELEKVGDEDSGVAAANLNDIPVTFAVLGSVFIVRADVVTEQTLNDADPTLYLAANQVNSISFGARATIVDRAENLIVRTERDVPIAAGMNDEQLAASVRGAVDAVLTAHDGIKATADDLAELRKQVEAELDAADEQ; this comes from the coding sequence ATGACTAACCTCAGCCCCGTCACCATCGACCGCCTCATCGAGGCGATGCGCGGTTTCGACGTCGAACTGGAGAAGGTCGGCGACGAGGACTCCGGCGTCGCCGCCGCCAACCTCAACGACATCCCGGTCACCTTCGCGGTGCTGGGCTCGGTGTTCATCGTGCGCGCGGACGTCGTCACGGAGCAGACGCTCAACGACGCCGACCCGACCCTCTACCTCGCCGCGAACCAGGTGAATTCGATCTCCTTCGGCGCACGCGCCACCATCGTGGACCGCGCGGAGAACCTCATCGTCCGCACCGAGCGTGACGTGCCCATCGCCGCCGGCATGAACGACGAGCAGCTGGCTGCCTCCGTGCGCGGCGCCGTCGACGCCGTGCTCACCGCCCACGACGGCATCAAGGCCACCGCCGATGACCTCGCCGAACTGCGCAAGCAGGTCGAGGCGGAGCTCGACGCCGCCGACGAGCAGTAG
- the efp gene encoding elongation factor P — protein sequence MATTADFKNGLVLKVDGKLQQIVEFQHVKPGKGPAFVRTKLRDVLTGKNVDKTWNAGVKVETATVDRRDMTYLYNDGSSYVVMDDKNYEQVELSEDKFGEAAQFLLENMPVQVSFHEGEALFAELPISVDLEITHTEPGLQGDRSTGGTKPATLESGAEIQVPLFLETGNVVKVDTRTGEYLSRVNA from the coding sequence GTGGCAACTACCGCCGATTTCAAGAACGGCCTTGTGCTCAAGGTCGACGGCAAGCTCCAGCAGATCGTCGAGTTCCAGCACGTGAAGCCGGGCAAGGGCCCCGCCTTCGTGCGCACCAAGCTCAGGGACGTCCTGACGGGCAAGAACGTCGACAAGACCTGGAACGCCGGCGTCAAGGTCGAGACCGCCACCGTCGACCGTCGTGACATGACCTACCTGTACAACGACGGCTCCTCCTACGTCGTCATGGACGACAAGAACTACGAGCAGGTCGAGCTGTCCGAGGACAAGTTCGGCGAGGCCGCCCAGTTCCTCCTGGAGAACATGCCGGTCCAGGTCTCCTTCCACGAGGGTGAGGCACTCTTCGCCGAGCTGCCGATCTCCGTCGACCTCGAGATCACCCACACCGAGCCGGGCCTGCAGGGCGACCGCTCCACCGGCGGCACCAAGCCGGCCACCCTCGAGTCCGGCGCCGAGATCCAGGTCCCGCTGTTCCTGGAGACAGGCAACGTCGTCAAGGTCGACACCCGCACGGGTGAGTACCTGTCCCGCGTCAACGCGTAG
- a CDS encoding TIGR01777 family oxidoreductase, with product MSLTTSHVVPAPREQVWEWHTRPGALVRLTPPFLPFIPMKQADKLSDGTTIFGLPAGLKWVSRHDLSNYRRGHRFTDVCINAPVKTLANWRHVHDFADHEDGTLVTDTVTTRLPANAITSFFAYRQQQLINDFLFLDRVAALQPEKPLTIALTGSRGLVGRALMAQLGTAGHHVIQLVRRNPKPYQRLWEPFSPAPDLLDGVDVLVHLAGEPIFGRFSAAHKQAIRDSRVTPTNRLARLVAGSPTVHTMIAASAVGYYGADRGDEVLTETSERGEGFLADVVSEWEAATVVAAEAGKRVMNVRFGAIMSARSGMLPVLKALFSTGLGGSFGDGQIWFPWISIDDATDILTRGVLDPAWSGPVNAVSPTETLNRDLTAALSTELRRPAFIPIPSIGPAIILGRQGAQELALANQRVRPQMLLDADHTFRYPTLDRTLAHELGGESLFDAVRELEAPEGENQLGLDG from the coding sequence GTGAGCCTGACCACAAGTCACGTCGTTCCCGCACCCCGCGAACAGGTCTGGGAGTGGCACACCCGCCCGGGGGCCCTCGTCCGACTGACGCCGCCGTTCCTGCCCTTCATCCCCATGAAGCAGGCCGACAAACTCTCCGACGGCACCACCATCTTCGGTCTGCCGGCCGGCCTCAAGTGGGTCTCGCGGCACGACCTGTCGAACTACCGCCGCGGCCACCGCTTCACCGACGTGTGCATCAACGCCCCCGTGAAGACCCTGGCCAACTGGCGCCACGTCCACGACTTCGCCGACCACGAGGACGGCACCCTGGTCACCGACACCGTCACCACCCGTCTGCCGGCCAACGCGATCACCTCCTTCTTCGCCTACCGGCAGCAGCAGCTGATCAACGACTTCCTCTTCCTCGACCGCGTCGCCGCCCTCCAGCCGGAGAAGCCGCTGACCATCGCCCTCACCGGTTCCCGCGGCCTCGTCGGACGCGCCCTCATGGCGCAGCTGGGCACCGCCGGCCACCACGTCATCCAGCTGGTGCGCCGCAACCCGAAGCCCTACCAGCGTCTGTGGGAGCCCTTCTCCCCCGCCCCGGACCTCCTCGACGGCGTCGACGTGCTCGTCCACCTCGCCGGCGAGCCCATCTTCGGCCGTTTCAGCGCCGCCCACAAGCAGGCGATCCGCGATTCCCGCGTCACCCCCACCAACCGCCTCGCCCGCCTCGTGGCCGGGTCCCCCACCGTGCACACCATGATCGCGGCCTCCGCCGTCGGCTACTACGGCGCCGACCGTGGCGACGAGGTCCTCACCGAGACCTCCGAGCGCGGCGAGGGCTTCCTGGCGGACGTCGTCTCCGAGTGGGAGGCCGCCACCGTGGTCGCCGCGGAGGCCGGCAAGCGCGTGATGAACGTCCGTTTCGGCGCGATCATGTCCGCCCGCTCCGGCATGCTCCCGGTGCTCAAGGCCCTGTTCTCCACCGGCCTGGGCGGCAGCTTCGGCGACGGCCAGATCTGGTTCCCGTGGATCTCCATCGACGACGCCACCGACATCCTCACCCGCGGCGTCCTCGACCCCGCCTGGTCCGGCCCCGTCAACGCCGTCTCCCCCACCGAGACCCTCAACCGGGACCTCACCGCCGCGCTGTCCACCGAGCTGCGCCGCCCCGCGTTCATCCCGATCCCCTCCATCGGCCCCGCCATCATCCTCGGCCGCCAGGGCGCCCAGGAACTGGCGCTGGCCAACCAGCGCGTCCGGCCCCAGATGCTTCTCGACGCCGACCACACGTTCCGCTACCCCACCCTCGACCGGACGCTCGCCCACGAGTTGGGCGGCGAGTCGCTTTTCGACGCCGTCCGCGAGCTCGAGGCCCCCGAGGGGGAGAACCAGCTAGGGTTGGACGGGTGA
- a CDS encoding aminopeptidase P family protein has product MAYADTRFLTRRRTLSARLAGMRIDEMLVTNLNHVRYLSGFSGSQGALVLAKDLTAEICTDGRYTTQIAEEVPDIEAVIERQSALALLRRIEGPRRVGFEASHVTVAELERLQEACNEDVTLVPVTGIIEEIRLTKDNTERLRLVEVAELASQAFDDLIAAGELAVGRSERDIAADLEHRMRRLGAERPSFDTIVASGPHSAKPHHTAGDRILRRGDLVILDFGAHSRGFNSDMTRTVVMGEADDFAREVYDVVLRAQQAGIDAATPGTRLVDVDAAARSVIEDAGYGEYFVHSTGHGIGLEVHEGPWAAQTGEGSLSEHMTLTIEPGIYVPGRGGVRIEDTIIVTQGPARIITPASKELRIV; this is encoded by the coding sequence ATGGCATACGCGGACACCCGATTCCTCACCCGACGTCGCACGCTCTCGGCACGGCTGGCGGGCATGCGCATCGACGAGATGCTGGTGACCAACCTCAACCACGTCCGCTACCTCTCCGGGTTCTCCGGCTCCCAGGGCGCGCTCGTCCTGGCGAAGGACCTCACCGCCGAGATCTGCACCGACGGCCGCTACACCACGCAGATCGCGGAGGAGGTCCCGGACATCGAGGCCGTCATCGAGCGGCAGTCCGCCCTCGCCCTGCTGCGCCGCATCGAGGGGCCCCGCCGCGTCGGCTTCGAGGCCTCCCACGTCACCGTCGCCGAGCTGGAGCGCCTGCAGGAGGCCTGCAACGAGGACGTCACGCTCGTGCCGGTCACCGGCATCATCGAGGAGATCCGTCTCACCAAGGACAACACCGAGCGCCTGCGTCTCGTCGAGGTCGCGGAGCTCGCCTCCCAGGCCTTCGACGACCTCATCGCCGCCGGTGAGCTGGCCGTCGGCCGCAGCGAGCGGGACATCGCCGCCGACCTCGAGCACCGCATGCGCCGCCTCGGGGCGGAGCGCCCCAGCTTCGACACGATCGTCGCCTCCGGCCCGCACTCCGCGAAGCCGCACCACACCGCCGGGGACCGCATCCTGCGCCGCGGCGACCTGGTCATCCTCGACTTCGGCGCCCACTCCCGCGGCTTCAACTCCGACATGACCCGCACCGTCGTCATGGGGGAGGCCGACGACTTCGCCCGCGAGGTCTACGACGTCGTCCTCCGCGCCCAGCAGGCCGGCATCGATGCCGCCACCCCGGGCACCCGGCTCGTCGACGTCGATGCGGCAGCCCGCTCCGTCATCGAGGACGCCGGCTACGGCGAGTACTTCGTCCACTCGACCGGTCACGGCATCGGCCTCGAGGTGCACGAGGGCCCGTGGGCGGCGCAGACCGGTGAGGGGTCGCTGTCCGAGCACATGACGCTCACCATCGAACCGGGCATCTACGTCCCGGGCCGAGGTGGCGTGCGCATCGAGGACACGATCATCGTCACCCAGGGGCCGGCCCGCATCATCACCCCGGCCAGCAAGGAACTGCGCATCGTCTAG